One Angustibacter sp. Root456 genomic window carries:
- a CDS encoding ABC transporter permease, producing the protein MSALGLAGVVVERNVLTYRRQWVAFLTGFLEPVFYLFSLGVGLGALIGRIPLADGRLVTYAQFMAPAMLAMSAMNGAVFDATYNMFFKLRFMHTFDAMLATPVGPRDIALGEMLWSLLRSGAYVIGFLLISVAMGLTTSWWSVLAVPAATLIGFVFSSVGMAATTWIRNFQDFDYIQMALVPLTLLSATFFPVEAYPAGLRWVVELSPLYHGVAIERALLLGTAGWSLVWHVAVLVAMGAVGLAVTRRRLAALLLK; encoded by the coding sequence ATGTCGGCGCTGGGGCTGGCCGGTGTCGTCGTCGAGCGCAACGTGCTCACCTACCGACGGCAGTGGGTGGCGTTCCTCACCGGGTTCCTTGAGCCGGTCTTCTACCTGTTCTCGCTGGGCGTGGGGCTGGGTGCGCTCATCGGGCGCATCCCGTTGGCCGACGGTCGGCTGGTGACCTACGCGCAGTTCATGGCGCCGGCGATGCTCGCGATGTCGGCCATGAACGGCGCCGTCTTCGATGCCACGTACAACATGTTTTTCAAACTTCGATTCATGCACACGTTCGACGCAATGCTGGCGACTCCCGTGGGGCCGCGCGACATCGCGCTAGGTGAGATGCTCTGGTCGCTCCTGAGGAGTGGCGCGTACGTCATCGGTTTTCTTCTGATCTCGGTCGCGATGGGGCTCACGACGTCCTGGTGGTCGGTTCTAGCGGTCCCCGCGGCCACACTGATCGGCTTTGTGTTCTCGTCAGTCGGCATGGCGGCGACCACGTGGATTCGTAACTTCCAGGACTTCGACTACATCCAGATGGCCCTCGTTCCGCTCACCCTGCTGTCGGCGACGTTCTTCCCGGTCGAGGCCTACCCCGCCGGCCTGCGCTGGGTGGTCGAGCTGTCGCCGCTGTACCACGGAGTGGCGATCGAGCGGGCGCTTCTCCTCGGCACGGCGGGGTGGTCGCTGGTGTGGCACGTCGCGGTATTGGTGGCGATGGGAGCCGTCGGCCTGGCCGTCACGCGTCGCCGCCTTGCGGCACTGCTATTGAAGTAG
- a CDS encoding ABC transporter permease yields MAGATATAVRPPDASGAPARVPHPAVRVLDYFLVLLRRTFRGTIFGSFVSPLLYLVAMGYGLGSLVDRGGSTAMGGVPYMQFIAPGVLAATAMQTGVFDASWPVLGAIKWQRQYHAMLATPIGVSDIVVGNLTAIVLRSLLSSVVFLAVAAALGAVPSAWGVVSLLAVVLVTLAYAAPMFAISAHAETDTTFNLVFRLGIVPMFLFSGTFFPVEQLPAWMHPVAYVVPLWHGATLARDATLGTVHLAADAGHVAYLLLWILVGGWLAIRTLRRRMVV; encoded by the coding sequence ATGGCGGGCGCGACGGCCACCGCGGTGCGGCCGCCGGATGCCTCCGGTGCGCCGGCTCGGGTCCCGCACCCCGCCGTGCGGGTGCTCGACTACTTCCTCGTCCTGCTCCGGCGCACCTTCCGCGGCACGATCTTCGGCAGCTTCGTCTCGCCCCTGCTCTACCTCGTCGCCATGGGCTACGGGCTCGGCTCGTTGGTCGACCGCGGCGGGTCCACGGCGATGGGTGGCGTGCCGTACATGCAGTTCATCGCGCCCGGAGTGCTCGCGGCGACGGCGATGCAGACCGGCGTCTTCGACGCGTCGTGGCCGGTGCTGGGGGCCATCAAGTGGCAGCGTCAGTACCACGCGATGCTGGCCACACCGATCGGCGTGAGCGACATCGTCGTCGGCAACCTCACCGCGATCGTGCTGCGCTCGCTGCTCAGCTCCGTGGTGTTCCTCGCGGTCGCGGCGGCACTCGGCGCGGTGCCCTCGGCCTGGGGTGTGGTGTCTCTGCTCGCCGTCGTGCTGGTGACCCTGGCCTACGCGGCGCCGATGTTCGCCATCTCCGCGCACGCCGAGACCGACACGACCTTCAACCTCGTGTTCCGGCTCGGCATCGTGCCGATGTTCCTGTTCTCCGGCACCTTCTTCCCGGTCGAGCAGCTGCCGGCCTGGATGCACCCGGTGGCCTACGTCGTCCCGCTGTGGCACGGGGCCACGCTGGCGCGTGACGCCACGTTGGGCACCGTGCACCTGGCGGCGGACGCCGGCCACGTGGCCTACCTGCTGCTGTGGATCCTCGTCGGTGGCTGGCTGGCGATCCGCACCCTGCGCCGTCGGATGGTGGTGTGA
- a CDS encoding ABC transporter ATP-binding protein — protein sequence MASATAQGTGQQPGEALIEARGLRKQFGDFVAVDGIDVTVTRGEAFGFLGPNGAGKSSTMRMVGCVSPPSGGELQILGLDPRRDGPRIRARLGVVPQQDSLDGELTVRDNLLIYGRYFGLSRAECRSRADELLEFANLTERADSLVEPLSGGMKRRLTIARALINRPEILLLDEPTTGLDPQARHVLWDRLFRLKRQGVTLVLTTHYMDEAEQLCDRLVVMDGGKIVAEGSPRSLIETWSTREVLELRFADDDLTPHARRLDGIADRVEVLPDRLLLYVDDGEAATGAAHQRGVQPLSSLVRRSTLEDVFLRLTGRTLVD from the coding sequence GTGGCGAGCGCGACGGCGCAGGGCACGGGCCAGCAGCCGGGTGAGGCGCTGATCGAGGCCCGCGGGCTGCGCAAGCAGTTCGGCGACTTCGTGGCCGTCGACGGCATCGACGTCACGGTGACCCGCGGCGAGGCCTTCGGCTTCCTGGGGCCGAACGGCGCCGGCAAGTCCTCGACGATGCGCATGGTCGGTTGCGTCTCGCCGCCGTCGGGCGGCGAGCTGCAGATCCTGGGGCTCGACCCGCGTCGGGACGGTCCGCGCATCCGCGCGCGGCTGGGCGTCGTCCCCCAGCAGGACTCCCTCGACGGCGAGCTGACGGTGCGCGACAACCTGCTCATCTACGGCCGGTACTTCGGGCTCAGCCGGGCTGAGTGCCGCAGCCGCGCCGACGAGCTGCTCGAGTTCGCCAACCTCACCGAGCGCGCCGACTCGCTCGTCGAGCCACTGTCTGGTGGCATGAAGCGCCGGCTCACCATCGCCCGCGCCCTGATCAACCGTCCTGAGATCCTGCTGCTCGACGAGCCCACGACCGGCCTGGACCCCCAGGCTCGCCACGTGCTGTGGGACCGGCTGTTCCGGCTCAAGCGGCAGGGGGTCACCCTCGTGCTCACGACGCACTACATGGACGAGGCCGAGCAGCTGTGCGACCGGCTGGTCGTGATGGACGGCGGCAAGATCGTCGCCGAGGGCAGCCCGCGCTCGCTCATCGAGACGTGGTCGACCCGGGAGGTGCTCGAGCTGCGGTTCGCCGACGACGACCTGACGCCCCACGCCCGCCGGCTGGACGGCATCGCCGACCGCGTCGAGGTGCTGCCCGACCGCCTGCTGCTGTACGTCGACGACGGCGAGGCCGCCACGGGCGCCGCGCACCAGCGGGGCGTGCAGCCACTGTCGTCGCTGGTGCGCCGCAGCACGCTGGAGGACGTGTTCTTGCGGCTCACCGGCCGGACGCTGGTCGACTGA
- a CDS encoding L,D-transpeptidase family protein produces the protein MSGPYVLRAQQRLSALGYWLGSADGEYGYLTSQAVMALQKAAGLGRDGILGPKTKAALERGVRPDARTRSGSAIEVDKTHQLVLVVLDGRLRYVLNTSTGSGRPYTSDGHTYVATTPEGRFSVQRQIDGLRVSRLGELWRPKYFTGGYALHGSPSVPGFPASHGCVRLSNPAIDFLWSSGVAPIGRTVWVY, from the coding sequence ATGAGCGGGCCCTACGTGCTGCGGGCCCAGCAACGACTCAGCGCGCTGGGCTACTGGCTCGGCAGCGCCGACGGTGAGTACGGCTACCTCACGAGCCAGGCGGTGATGGCCCTGCAGAAGGCTGCGGGCCTCGGTCGCGACGGCATCCTGGGCCCGAAGACCAAGGCGGCGCTCGAGCGCGGGGTGCGCCCGGACGCCCGTACCCGCTCGGGCTCGGCCATCGAGGTCGACAAGACCCACCAGCTCGTGCTCGTGGTGCTCGACGGCCGGCTGCGCTACGTGCTCAACACCTCGACCGGCAGCGGTCGGCCGTACACCTCCGACGGGCACACGTACGTCGCGACGACGCCCGAGGGCCGGTTCAGCGTGCAGCGGCAGATCGACGGCCTGCGGGTGAGCCGACTCGGCGAGCTGTGGCGGCCGAAGTACTTCACCGGCGGCTACGCGTTGCACGGTTCGCCGAGCGTGCCCGGCTTCCCCGCCTCGCACGGGTGCGTGCGGCTGTCGAACCCCGCCATCGACTTCCTGTGGTCGTCCGGCGTGGCGCCGATCGGGCGCACCGTCTGGGTGTACTGA
- a CDS encoding DUF3046 domain-containing protein, with amino-acid sequence MVSPTSDSGARAMLAGVRHSEFWQLMEDEFGAGYARSVARDQVVAALGGRTADEALAAHVPPRQVWFALCDVMDVPSERRWGRADRKPDRRGPGR; translated from the coding sequence ATGGTGTCACCGACGTCCGACAGCGGCGCGCGTGCGATGCTGGCGGGCGTGCGACACAGCGAGTTCTGGCAGCTGATGGAGGACGAGTTCGGCGCCGGCTACGCCCGCAGCGTGGCGCGCGACCAGGTGGTGGCGGCGCTCGGCGGGCGGACGGCGGACGAGGCGCTCGCCGCGCACGTCCCTCCCCGCCAGGTGTGGTTCGCCCTGTGCGACGTCATGGACGTCCCCAGCGAGCGGCGGTGGGGACGCGCCGACCGCAAGCCCGACCGGCGCGGGCCGGGTCGATAG
- a CDS encoding ATP-dependent helicase — protein sequence MVDVLQRFSPATREWFQGAFAAPTAAQAGAWDAISSGQHALVVAPTGSGKTLSAFLWALDRLASRPRPDEPLKRCRVLYVSPLKALAVDVERNLRAPLTGISHAAARLGLPRPEVEVSVRSGDTPAADRRAFARTPSDVLITTPESLFLLLTSRAREALSGVETVIIDEVHAVAGTKRGAHLALTLERLDALLPQPAQRVGLSATVRPVEEVARYLAGGRPVSVVQPGSRKELDLQVVVPVPDLSDIGEPTGDLSGPAAGDPRRTSIWPHVEERVVDLVADHGSTLVFANSRRLAERLTARLNEVWAERQQTAEQQAGAQVADGAAAAPPPSGRAPAELMAQAGAASGAPAVLARAHHGSVSKEQRALIEDDLKAGRLPAVVATSSLELGIDMGAVDLVVQVESPPSVASGLQRVGRAGHQVGAVSRGVVFPKFRGDLVQTAVVVERMRDGAIEALRLPANPLDVLAQQIVAMCAMDDWTVDDLAALLARTASFAALPRSVLEAVLDMLSGRYPSEEFAELRPRIVWDRHTDLLTARPGAQRLAVTSGGTIPDRGLYGVFLATGEGPGRRVGELDEEMVYESRVGDVFTLGSSSWRIEDITHDRVLVTPAPGQPGKLPFWHGDALGRPAELGRAVGAFVREVTALEPAAARERVRAAGLDEWAADNLLAYLDEQREACGHVPDDRTIIIERFRDELGDWRVVVHSPFGAQVHAPWALAVAARLRERHGVDVQAMHGDDGLVLRLPDVELDDGPAPDVASLVCLDPDDVHDVVTEQIGGSALFASRFRECAGRALLLPRRRPGQRQPLWQQRQRSAQLLEVASGYPDFPIVLEAVRECLQDVFDVPGLVELMRDITARRVQVVELETRQPSPFARSLMFGYVAQFLYEGDSPLAERRAAALSLDPTLLSELLGRGEGAALRDLLDPAAIERTEAELQHLVPERAARDAEDVVDLLRVLGPLSAAEVAARSRDADEATAAQWLTGLEQSRRVIAVRIAGEARWAVVEDAARLRDALGVPLPVGIAETFLAPVSDPLGELLSRYARTHGPFTVAEAATRFGLGSAVAAGVLTRLVAAGRLVEGELRPSGQGLELCDAQVLRSLRRRSLAALRQQVEPVPASDLARFLPRWQGLTGRGRQARGAGGLLRAVEQLAGAVVPASALETLVLPGRVDDWSPALLDELTSSGEVLWSGHGALPGDDGWVSLHLADTAHLTLPEPAELELSPMHEQVLQALAGGGAFFFRPLSQVVGSTDDEALLAALWDLVWAGRVTGDTLAPLRARLAGGRTAHRTTRSAPRRSRYAGRPGALGRAALPARTGPPTGAGRWSLLPEPEVDATVRAAALAETLLDRHGVLTRGAVMAEGAAGGFAAVYRVLSAFEDAGRVRRGYYVEGLGAAQFATSGAVDRLRATDDSPARTLVVAAADPANPFGAALPWPERASVAGSEPTTGHKPGRKAGALVVLHDGELALYVERGGRTLLSFSDDPTVLAAAADALALAVRDGALGRLTVERADGAGLLGSDHPVVSALESAGFHATPRGLRLRR from the coding sequence GTGGTCGACGTCCTGCAGCGGTTCTCCCCCGCCACGCGCGAGTGGTTCCAGGGCGCGTTCGCCGCGCCCACCGCCGCGCAGGCCGGCGCGTGGGACGCGATCAGCAGCGGCCAGCACGCGTTGGTCGTCGCCCCCACCGGCTCGGGCAAGACGCTGTCGGCGTTCCTGTGGGCGCTCGACCGGCTGGCCAGCCGGCCGCGTCCCGACGAGCCGCTGAAGCGCTGCCGCGTGCTCTACGTCTCACCGCTCAAGGCCCTGGCCGTCGACGTCGAGCGCAACCTGCGCGCACCGCTCACCGGCATCTCGCACGCGGCGGCCCGGCTGGGCTTGCCGCGCCCCGAGGTCGAGGTGAGCGTGCGGTCCGGTGACACGCCGGCCGCCGACCGCCGGGCCTTCGCGCGCACGCCCTCCGACGTCCTCATCACCACGCCCGAGTCGCTGTTCCTGCTGCTCACCTCACGCGCGCGTGAGGCGCTGAGCGGCGTCGAGACGGTGATCATCGACGAGGTGCACGCGGTCGCCGGCACCAAGCGCGGCGCGCACCTCGCGCTCACCCTCGAGCGGCTCGACGCGCTGCTGCCCCAGCCGGCCCAGCGCGTGGGGCTGTCGGCCACCGTCCGGCCGGTCGAGGAGGTCGCGCGCTACCTCGCCGGGGGGCGTCCGGTGAGCGTCGTGCAGCCGGGCTCGCGCAAGGAGCTCGACCTCCAGGTGGTCGTGCCGGTGCCCGACCTCAGCGACATCGGCGAGCCCACCGGTGACCTGTCGGGCCCAGCGGCCGGTGACCCGCGCCGGACGTCGATCTGGCCGCACGTCGAGGAGCGCGTGGTCGACCTCGTCGCCGACCACGGGTCCACCCTCGTCTTCGCCAACTCCCGGCGGCTGGCCGAGCGGCTCACGGCTCGACTCAACGAGGTGTGGGCTGAGCGCCAGCAGACGGCCGAGCAGCAAGCGGGCGCCCAGGTCGCGGACGGCGCCGCAGCGGCTCCTCCCCCGTCCGGCCGGGCACCGGCCGAGCTGATGGCGCAGGCCGGGGCGGCGAGCGGCGCTCCTGCGGTGCTGGCCCGAGCACATCACGGCTCGGTAAGCAAGGAGCAGCGGGCGCTGATCGAGGACGACCTCAAGGCCGGGCGGCTGCCCGCCGTCGTCGCCACCAGCTCGCTCGAGCTCGGCATCGACATGGGCGCGGTCGACCTGGTCGTCCAGGTGGAGTCGCCGCCCAGCGTCGCGTCGGGACTGCAGCGCGTGGGACGCGCCGGCCACCAGGTCGGCGCCGTGTCGCGCGGCGTCGTCTTCCCGAAGTTCCGCGGTGACCTGGTGCAGACCGCCGTGGTGGTCGAGCGCATGCGCGACGGCGCGATCGAGGCGCTGCGGCTTCCGGCCAACCCGCTCGACGTGCTCGCCCAGCAGATCGTGGCCATGTGCGCCATGGACGACTGGACCGTCGATGACCTCGCCGCGTTGCTGGCCCGCACGGCCTCTTTCGCCGCGCTGCCACGCAGCGTGCTCGAGGCCGTGCTCGACATGCTGTCGGGCCGCTACCCGAGTGAGGAGTTCGCCGAGCTGCGCCCGCGCATCGTCTGGGACCGCCACACCGACCTGCTCACCGCGCGCCCTGGAGCCCAGCGCCTGGCGGTCACCAGCGGCGGCACCATCCCCGACCGCGGGCTGTACGGCGTGTTCCTCGCCACGGGCGAAGGCCCCGGCCGCCGGGTCGGCGAGCTCGACGAGGAGATGGTCTACGAGTCGCGCGTCGGCGACGTGTTCACCCTCGGCTCGTCGTCGTGGCGCATCGAGGACATCACGCACGACCGGGTGCTCGTCACCCCCGCCCCGGGTCAGCCGGGCAAGCTGCCGTTCTGGCACGGCGACGCCCTCGGCCGTCCGGCTGAGCTCGGCCGGGCCGTGGGCGCCTTCGTGCGGGAGGTGACGGCGCTCGAGCCCGCCGCCGCCCGCGAGCGCGTGCGCGCGGCCGGGCTCGACGAGTGGGCCGCCGACAACCTGCTCGCCTACCTCGACGAGCAGCGCGAGGCCTGCGGTCACGTGCCCGACGACCGCACCATCATCATCGAACGGTTCCGCGACGAGCTGGGCGACTGGCGCGTCGTCGTGCACTCGCCCTTCGGGGCGCAGGTGCACGCGCCCTGGGCGCTCGCCGTGGCGGCGCGGCTGCGCGAGCGGCACGGCGTCGACGTCCAGGCCATGCACGGCGACGACGGCCTCGTGCTGCGGCTGCCCGACGTCGAGCTCGACGACGGCCCGGCGCCCGACGTCGCGTCCTTGGTGTGCCTCGACCCTGACGACGTCCACGACGTCGTCACCGAGCAGATCGGCGGCTCGGCGCTGTTCGCCTCGCGGTTCCGTGAGTGCGCGGGGCGGGCGCTGCTGCTGCCGCGGCGCCGGCCCGGTCAGCGCCAACCGCTGTGGCAGCAGCGGCAGCGCAGCGCCCAGCTGCTGGAGGTGGCCAGCGGCTACCCCGACTTCCCGATCGTGCTCGAGGCCGTGCGCGAGTGCCTGCAGGACGTCTTCGACGTCCCCGGCCTGGTCGAGCTGATGCGCGACATCACCGCGCGGCGCGTCCAGGTGGTCGAGCTCGAGACGCGCCAGCCGTCGCCGTTCGCGCGCAGCCTGATGTTCGGCTACGTCGCCCAGTTCCTCTACGAGGGTGACTCCCCGTTGGCCGAGCGGCGAGCGGCCGCGCTGTCGCTCGACCCGACGCTGCTGTCGGAGCTGCTCGGCCGCGGCGAGGGGGCCGCCCTGCGCGACCTGCTCGACCCCGCAGCCATCGAGCGCACCGAAGCCGAGCTGCAGCACCTCGTGCCCGAGCGCGCCGCGCGCGACGCCGAGGACGTCGTCGACCTGCTGCGCGTGCTCGGCCCGCTCAGCGCGGCCGAGGTCGCCGCCCGCTCGCGCGACGCCGACGAGGCCACGGCGGCGCAGTGGCTCACCGGGCTCGAGCAGAGCCGGCGGGTGATCGCGGTGCGGATCGCCGGCGAGGCGCGCTGGGCCGTCGTCGAGGACGCCGCCCGCCTGCGCGACGCGCTCGGGGTGCCGTTGCCGGTCGGCATCGCCGAGACGTTCCTCGCCCCGGTCAGCGACCCGCTGGGCGAGCTGCTCTCGCGCTACGCGCGCACCCACGGGCCCTTCACCGTCGCCGAGGCGGCCACGCGGTTCGGGCTCGGGTCCGCGGTCGCCGCCGGGGTCCTCACCCGGCTGGTGGCGGCCGGCAGGCTGGTCGAGGGCGAGCTGCGGCCGTCGGGCCAGGGCCTTGAGCTGTGTGACGCGCAGGTGCTGCGCTCGCTGCGCCGCCGGTCCCTCGCCGCCCTGCGTCAGCAGGTCGAACCGGTGCCGGCGAGTGACCTCGCGCGGTTCCTGCCCCGCTGGCAGGGGCTCACCGGTCGTGGTCGGCAGGCCCGCGGCGCCGGCGGCCTGCTGCGCGCGGTCGAGCAGCTCGCGGGAGCCGTCGTTCCCGCCAGCGCGCTCGAGACGCTGGTGCTGCCGGGGCGCGTCGACGACTGGTCGCCGGCCCTGCTCGACGAGCTCACGTCGTCGGGCGAGGTGCTGTGGAGCGGCCACGGCGCACTGCCGGGCGACGACGGCTGGGTGTCGCTGCACCTGGCCGACACCGCGCACCTCACCCTGCCCGAGCCGGCCGAGCTCGAGCTCTCGCCGATGCACGAGCAGGTGCTGCAGGCGCTCGCCGGGGGCGGGGCGTTCTTCTTCCGTCCCCTGTCGCAGGTGGTGGGGTCCACCGACGACGAGGCGCTGCTGGCCGCGCTCTGGGACCTCGTGTGGGCCGGCCGGGTCACCGGCGACACGCTGGCGCCACTGCGGGCGCGGCTGGCCGGTGGCCGCACCGCCCACCGCACCACGCGCAGCGCACCACGCCGCAGCAGGTACGCCGGCCGGCCTGGGGCGCTCGGGCGTGCCGCCCTCCCCGCGCGCACCGGCCCGCCAACCGGCGCGGGCCGGTGGTCGCTGCTGCCCGAGCCTGAGGTCGACGCCACCGTCCGCGCCGCGGCACTGGCCGAGACGCTGCTCGACCGCCACGGCGTCCTCACGCGAGGCGCCGTGATGGCCGAAGGCGCCGCGGGCGGTTTCGCCGCCGTCTACCGCGTGCTGTCGGCGTTCGAGGACGCCGGGCGCGTGCGCCGGGGCTACTACGTCGAAGGCCTGGGTGCGGCCCAGTTCGCCACGTCCGGTGCCGTCGACCGGCTGCGCGCCACCGACGACAGCCCGGCCCGCACCCTGGTGGTCGCCGCTGCCGACCCGGCCAACCCGTTCGGGGCCGCGCTGCCGTGGCCCGAGCGGGCGAGCGTCGCCGGTAGCGAGCCGACCACGGGTCACAAGCCCGGACGCAAGGCCGGCGCGCTGGTCGTGCTGCACGACGGCGAGCTGGCGCTCTACGTCGAGCGCGGCGGCCGCACGTTGTTGTCGTTCAGTGACGATCCCACCGTGCTGGCTGCGGCCGCCGACGCGCTGGCCCTCGCCGTCCGCGACGGCGCTCTGGGCCGGCTCACCGTCGAGCGGGCCGACGGCGCGGGCCTGCTGGGCTCGGACCACCCTGTGGTCAGCGCCCTGGAGTCGGCCGGCTTCCACGCCACGCCGCGCGGCCTGCGGCTGCGCCGATGA
- a CDS encoding DNA-formamidopyrimidine glycosylase family protein, with protein sequence MPEGDVVYRTAQRLHAALAGREVVASDLRWPSLATVDLSGRTVLEVVPRGKHLLMRLDGDPPVTLHSHLRMEGSWHVHATGQPWGSARRRDGIRAIVSTADWTAVGHLLGMLDLVATAEEHTLVGHLGPDLLGADWDLERALANLAQQPDRPIGEALLDQRNLAGIGTMFMAEGLFARRVNPWTPTARVPDLAGVITRTQQLMRRNLGGAIQTTTGDTRHGQRTYVHGRHRQPCRRCGEPVRVDPIGVAPQDRVAFYCPRCQPPAEPAAS encoded by the coding sequence GTGCCTGAGGGCGACGTCGTCTACCGCACGGCCCAGCGGCTGCACGCGGCGCTGGCCGGACGCGAGGTGGTGGCGAGCGACCTGCGGTGGCCGTCGCTGGCCACGGTCGACCTGAGCGGGCGCACGGTGCTCGAGGTGGTGCCGCGCGGCAAGCACCTGCTCATGCGGCTGGACGGCGACCCGCCCGTCACGCTCCACAGCCACCTGCGCATGGAGGGCTCGTGGCACGTTCACGCCACCGGCCAGCCGTGGGGCTCAGCCCGACGCCGCGACGGGATCCGGGCCATCGTCTCCACTGCCGACTGGACGGCGGTGGGGCACCTGCTCGGCATGCTCGACCTGGTCGCCACCGCCGAGGAGCACACGCTCGTCGGTCACCTGGGCCCCGACCTGCTGGGCGCCGACTGGGACCTCGAGCGGGCGCTGGCCAACCTCGCCCAGCAGCCTGACCGACCGATCGGCGAGGCCCTGCTCGACCAGCGCAACCTGGCGGGCATCGGCACGATGTTCATGGCCGAGGGCCTGTTCGCCCGACGGGTCAACCCCTGGACGCCCACCGCGCGGGTGCCTGACCTCGCGGGCGTGATCACCCGCACGCAGCAGCTGATGCGCCGCAACCTCGGCGGCGCGATCCAGACCACCACGGGCGACACGCGGCACGGTCAGCGGACGTACGTCCACGGCCGTCACCGCCAGCCCTGCCGCCGCTGCGGTGAGCCGGTGCGCGTCGACCCCATCGGCGTCGCCCCGCAGGACCGCGTCGCGTTCTACTGCCCGCGCTGCCAGCCTCCTGCGGAGCCGGCGGCGAGCTGA
- a CDS encoding helix-turn-helix domain-containing protein produces the protein MVLLRQEIGDVLREQRRQQSRTLREVSAKARVSLGYLSEVERGQKEASSELLASICGALDVPLSRVLSQVSERVADAERVQTPVAALPVASARANSLVSAA, from the coding sequence ATGGTGCTGCTCCGGCAGGAGATCGGCGACGTGCTGCGCGAGCAGCGCCGGCAGCAGAGCCGCACCCTGCGCGAGGTCTCGGCCAAGGCGCGCGTGTCGCTGGGCTACCTCAGCGAGGTCGAGCGCGGGCAGAAGGAGGCGTCGAGCGAGCTGCTGGCCTCGATCTGCGGCGCGCTCGACGTGCCACTGTCTCGAGTGCTCAGCCAGGTCAGCGAGCGGGTGGCGGACGCTGAGCGCGTCCAGACCCCTGTGGCGGCGCTGCCCGTGGCTTCGGCTCGGGCGAACAGCCTGGTGTCGGCTGCCTGA
- a CDS encoding CinA family protein yields the protein MPEPAPDPALDALAQAVVRLLHERQLRLATAESLTGGLLSGAVTSVPGASRVFVGGIVAYATELKHALLGVDAELLARVGPVDPDVAAQMADGVRRRLGADVGLASTGVAGPDSQDGHPPGTVYVGVATPERVWSCNVSLAAPDVEGRAQVRAHTVGAALRALADVLAG from the coding sequence GTGCCCGAGCCGGCTCCGGACCCCGCCCTCGACGCGCTCGCGCAAGCGGTGGTGCGGCTGCTGCACGAGCGGCAGCTGCGCCTGGCGACCGCCGAGTCGCTCACCGGTGGCCTGCTCTCGGGCGCGGTCACGAGCGTGCCTGGTGCCTCGAGGGTCTTCGTCGGCGGGATCGTGGCCTACGCGACCGAGCTGAAGCACGCCCTGCTCGGGGTCGACGCCGAGCTGCTGGCGCGGGTCGGCCCGGTCGATCCGGACGTCGCGGCGCAGATGGCCGACGGCGTGCGCCGCCGCCTCGGTGCCGACGTCGGCCTCGCGAGCACCGGGGTGGCCGGCCCCGACTCGCAAGACGGCCACCCTCCGGGCACGGTCTACGTCGGTGTCGCCACGCCCGAGCGGGTGTGGTCGTGCAACGTGTCGCTCGCGGCGCCGGACGTCGAGGGCAGGGCGCAGGTGCGCGCTCACACGGTGGGGGCGGCGCTGCGCGCGCTGGCCGACGTCCTGGCCGGCTGA
- a CDS encoding CDP-alcohol phosphatidyltransferase family protein — protein MTSSTPSSRRAHPVAAPAAGGAAPSTWNVANALTALRLGLVPVFGWLLLHGGDQPRWRLAAFVAFAVASVTDRFDGELARRRGLVTDVGKIADPIADKALIGTALVGLSLLDELWWWVTVVVMAREIGVTALRLVVIRHGVMPASRGGKVKTLLQGVAIALYLLPEAWVPREVPAVVMGVAVVVTVVTGVDYVVRAVRLRRTSPRALAKRARRRAGA, from the coding sequence GTGACGTCGTCCACGCCGAGCTCGCGGCGGGCTCACCCGGTGGCCGCCCCGGCGGCGGGTGGCGCCGCGCCCTCGACGTGGAACGTCGCCAACGCGCTGACCGCACTGCGGCTCGGCCTGGTGCCGGTGTTCGGGTGGTTGCTGCTGCACGGCGGCGACCAGCCGCGGTGGCGGCTGGCGGCGTTCGTCGCCTTCGCGGTGGCCTCGGTCACCGACCGCTTCGACGGTGAGCTCGCGCGCCGGCGCGGCCTGGTCACCGACGTCGGCAAGATCGCCGACCCCATCGCCGACAAGGCGCTCATCGGTACCGCGCTGGTCGGACTCTCCCTGCTCGACGAGCTGTGGTGGTGGGTCACGGTGGTCGTCATGGCCCGCGAGATCGGCGTCACCGCGCTGCGCCTGGTCGTGATCCGACACGGAGTGATGCCCGCCAGCCGTGGCGGCAAGGTCAAGACGCTGTTGCAGGGTGTGGCCATCGCGCTGTACCTGCTGCCCGAGGCCTGGGTGCCCCGCGAGGTGCCCGCGGTGGTGATGGGCGTCGCCGTGGTGGTCACGGTCGTCACCGGGGTCGACTACGTGGTGCGCGCGGTGCGCCTGCGCCGCACGAGCCCCCGGGCGCTCGCCAAGCGCGCTCGACGGCGCGCCGGGGCCTGA